In a genomic window of Flavobacterium sp. KACC 22761:
- a CDS encoding Two component regulator three Y domain protein: MKSFITFFLAFAFSLSSFADTVSDKEKEALIKLYHATNGLQWKTKWDLSLSVSTWYGVRAENGKVVALDLSNNNLQGELPVEFFDLINLVQVNFQKNKLEGNLPDQIQNLKELEVLNVSDNNFSGEIPAAICELQKLKDLELFMNKISGELPKDLGKLKQLEVLALFNNEIQGALPSSIYKISTLKTLLLNGNKLSGNLSREIANFRALENLSLFDNSFEGEIPDGLGKLQHLSEMNLSYNKFKGGVSRKIAVLDALNMTMFDENGNLFLLEINTERQKILPKINRAYGMNFTLKKVD; the protein is encoded by the coding sequence ATGAAAAGCTTTATTACTTTTTTTTTAGCATTCGCTTTTTCACTCAGTTCTTTTGCAGATACTGTTTCAGATAAAGAGAAAGAAGCTTTAATAAAATTATATCATGCAACGAATGGTTTGCAATGGAAAACAAAGTGGGATTTATCGCTTTCTGTTTCGACATGGTATGGCGTTCGTGCTGAAAACGGAAAAGTAGTAGCTTTAGATTTATCAAATAATAACCTGCAAGGCGAATTGCCTGTGGAGTTTTTTGATTTGATAAATTTGGTTCAGGTTAATTTTCAGAAAAATAAATTAGAAGGAAATTTGCCAGACCAGATTCAGAATCTCAAAGAACTTGAAGTTTTAAATGTTTCTGACAATAATTTCTCAGGAGAAATTCCTGCAGCAATTTGTGAGTTGCAAAAACTGAAAGACTTGGAGCTTTTTATGAATAAAATTTCAGGAGAACTGCCTAAAGATCTTGGGAAATTAAAACAGCTGGAAGTTCTTGCCTTGTTTAATAATGAAATTCAAGGCGCGTTGCCAAGTTCTATTTACAAAATTTCGACCCTAAAAACATTGCTTTTAAATGGCAATAAATTATCGGGTAATTTGAGTAGGGAAATTGCGAATTTTAGAGCTTTGGAAAACTTGAGCTTGTTTGACAACAGTTTTGAAGGAGAAATTCCGGACGGACTTGGAAAGCTGCAGCATCTTTCTGAAATGAATCTTTCCTATAATAAATTTAAAGGAGGAGTTTCTAGAAAAATAGCGGTATTAGATGCTTTAAATATGACAATGTTTGATGAAAACGGAAATCTGTTTTTATTAGAAATAAATACTGAGAGACAAAAAATATTACCGAAAATTAATCGTGCTTATGGAATGAATTTTACTCTGAAAAAAGTTGATTAA
- a CDS encoding acyltransferase: MNDSEPIKPKQHFQILDGLRGVAAIAVVIYHFLEIAISDYTKNLFAHSFLAVDFFFCLSGFVIAYAYDDRIGKIGAVEFLKLRLIRLHPLVILGSILGLIGYFALPFGDTGGRSFFEILLLFICSMLLIPLPIMKERFYNNFGLNAPAWSLFWEYIANIFYCIFLYRLSRKIILLLTFIAGIALVCVSVHAKGISGGWGGDTFWHGAARISYCFLAGMAVYRFKWIIPSKLGFIGLSILLFPTFIYPFNPDLNFITEPLIVLFYYPLIVALGAGAVTSERTEKICIFSGNISYPLYMTHYFAMWIFASYNLEYKLTGLKLYTVVAVGTIVLLGFAYLVMTYIDTPIRKYLTEKRKLKQSF; encoded by the coding sequence ATGAACGATTCTGAGCCAATTAAACCTAAACAACATTTTCAAATTCTGGACGGATTAAGAGGTGTTGCTGCAATAGCCGTAGTAATTTATCATTTTTTAGAAATCGCAATTTCTGATTATACCAAAAATTTATTCGCACATAGTTTCCTCGCCGTCGATTTTTTCTTTTGCCTCTCAGGATTTGTTATTGCGTATGCCTACGATGATAGAATCGGGAAAATTGGCGCTGTTGAATTTTTGAAATTGCGTTTAATCCGATTGCATCCATTGGTTATTTTAGGATCAATTCTAGGCTTGATTGGATATTTTGCTTTGCCATTCGGTGATACTGGAGGCAGAAGTTTTTTTGAAATTTTGCTCCTATTTATTTGTTCGATGTTACTGATTCCGCTTCCAATAATGAAAGAACGTTTTTACAACAATTTCGGATTGAATGCACCGGCTTGGTCTTTATTTTGGGAATATATTGCTAATATTTTTTACTGCATATTCTTATATCGTTTGTCTCGCAAAATAATTCTTTTGCTGACTTTCATCGCAGGAATTGCGCTGGTTTGTGTTTCTGTTCATGCAAAAGGCATTTCAGGCGGCTGGGGTGGCGATACTTTTTGGCATGGCGCTGCACGTATTTCCTATTGTTTTTTAGCAGGAATGGCGGTTTATAGATTTAAATGGATTATTCCTTCAAAGCTTGGATTCATTGGACTTTCAATTCTTTTATTTCCAACCTTCATCTATCCATTCAATCCAGATTTAAATTTTATTACAGAACCACTTATTGTATTGTTTTACTACCCACTAATAGTCGCTTTGGGAGCTGGCGCAGTAACTTCTGAAAGAACAGAAAAAATTTGCATTTTCTCAGGAAATATATCGTATCCATTATACATGACGCATTATTTCGCTATGTGGATATTTGCTTCATACAATCTCGAATATAAGCTTACTGGTCTGAAATTATACACAGTCGTTGCGGTAGGAACAATAGTTTTACTTGGCTTCGCTTATCTTGTCATGACCTATATTGATACACCAATCCGAAAATATTTGACTGAAAAAAGAAAACTAAAACAATCCTTTTAG
- a CDS encoding ThuA domain-containing protein translates to MNILPSIKKSISCIAIVLLSCFLVSFYQKNTAPINSGKTKKVLIFSKTNGFRHESIPAGIAAIKKLGSENNFLVDATEDSLAINSKNLKKYQAVIFLSASGNVLGEEQKLALQQFIEKGNGFVGIHSATNCEPDWDWYTKMIGGIFEGHPEPQNAKLIVVDHKHPSTKHLPEIWERKDEWYNFKYLNPNVKVLIKIDESSYNGGKHGNNHPLAWYHDYDGGRAFYTALGHSPESYSDPLFVQHLLGGIMYAMGK, encoded by the coding sequence ATGAATATTTTGCCTTCCATAAAAAAATCAATTTCATGCATTGCAATTGTGCTGCTGAGTTGTTTTTTAGTCTCTTTTTATCAAAAAAACACAGCACCGATCAATTCTGGAAAAACAAAAAAAGTCTTGATTTTTTCTAAAACAAATGGTTTCAGACATGAAAGCATTCCAGCAGGAATTGCTGCCATTAAAAAATTAGGATCAGAAAATAACTTTTTAGTAGATGCGACTGAAGATTCATTGGCAATTAATTCTAAAAATTTGAAAAAATATCAAGCTGTAATATTCCTAAGTGCTTCGGGTAATGTTTTAGGCGAAGAACAAAAATTAGCTTTGCAGCAATTTATTGAAAAAGGAAACGGTTTTGTGGGCATTCATTCTGCTACAAATTGTGAACCCGATTGGGATTGGTACACCAAAATGATCGGCGGTATTTTTGAAGGTCATCCAGAGCCTCAAAACGCGAAACTTATTGTCGTGGATCATAAACATCCATCAACCAAACATTTGCCTGAAATTTGGGAAAGAAAAGACGAATGGTACAATTTCAAATATTTAAATCCCAATGTAAAAGTGCTCATAAAGATTGACGAATCATCATATAATGGCGGAAAACACGGCAATAACCATCCTCTCGCGTGGTATCATGATTATGATGGAGGAAGAGCATTTTATACCGCATTAGGACATAGCCCTGAAAGTTACAGCGATCCGCTTTTTGTACAGCATTTGCTTGGAGGAATTATGTATGCAATGGGGAAATAA